The Synechocystis sp. PCC 7509 genome includes a window with the following:
- a CDS encoding ExbD/TolR family protein, producing the protein MKINLHSPIEEVQIQIIPLIDVIFCILTFFLLAALQFTRQQAINVDLPKANTSTTPQTQQRLIVTIDPVGQIYVEQQPINLDQLPGTLQTYFQANPNALMVLNASRTSSYDDVVQVLDTMRQVGGDRVALATLPPASTQTSGTIAPNSTIPVNPGAPLPTTSPLQGNAPLPTPPSGAQLTNPSTTIPVFPTAPSSPQPSTVSPQR; encoded by the coding sequence ATGAAAATTAACTTACATTCGCCGATTGAAGAAGTCCAAATTCAAATTATTCCGTTGATTGATGTCATTTTTTGTATTTTGACATTTTTTTTGCTAGCAGCTTTGCAGTTTACGAGACAGCAAGCAATTAATGTAGATTTGCCTAAAGCTAATACCAGCACTACACCCCAGACTCAACAACGCCTGATTGTGACTATAGATCCGGTGGGACAAATTTATGTAGAGCAACAACCAATTAATTTAGATCAATTGCCAGGGACTTTACAAACTTATTTTCAGGCGAACCCCAATGCTTTGATGGTCTTAAACGCCTCGCGGACATCTAGTTATGACGATGTGGTGCAAGTATTGGATACTATGCGTCAAGTTGGAGGCGATCGCGTTGCTTTGGCTACTTTACCGCCAGCTTCTACTCAAACCTCCGGTACTATTGCGCCCAATTCGACTATTCCTGTAAATCCTGGTGCGCCACTACCCACTACTAGCCCTTTACAAGGAAATGCACCTTTACCAACACCGCCCTCTGGGGCGCAATTAACTAATCCAAGTACCACTATTCCAGTTTTTCCGACCGCTCCCTCTAGCCCACAACCTAGCACCGTTTCACCCCAAAGATAA
- a CDS encoding bifunctional diguanylate cyclase/phosphodiesterase: MSLVTLIGVFYAASSTILSRSLAKVGKQDTEQLVAGVAGVFNQNVADFSNSHADWSAWDDTYKFIQDGNQQYISSNLTNEQIALLDVNLVVYVNSQGKVIFGTGFDLNSKQKTSIPGSISASIQPNNILLQRSNPNNSLAGIIAAKEGLMLISSHPILNSKGGGAVRGRLIFGRYIDAKLINNLSKTTRLSLIISPLNNSILSTDIQTARANLSANKPIFINSLTEETIAGYTLLNDIYNRPVAILRVNHSRDNYNIQSQKSLSYLLISLCVIGLVFGSIALPMLEHLLLFYHERQEREQRYRAVVTQASEGIILVDTDNKSFIEANNALLNLLGYSWQELQKMTLYDIIIGDRKQVDDAIANIAGTNAPLVGEWQFCHKYDLLIDVEFSANAIDYEERDALCIVLRDIRTRKQAEVALRESEKQLSWQATHDPLTELLNRRAFEQSLEAALLSTKNSQQQHILCYLDLDRFKIVNDTCGHLAGDELLKQISNLFQNNLRKTDTLARLGGDEFGILLYDCPLHGAIKIANILREQVSQFTFSWRDRTFSIGVSIGIVAINAKFPSLDIALNAADTACYSAKNKGRNQVHIYQNNQGELAPKSNEMQWGLIIPQAIANNNFRLCYQKIVPIDNSDIKQEHCEVLLRLEDKSGNIILPVDFLPAAERYNLMQQIDRWVIATLFAHLKQQYQTVWESCLIKNLPSLYAVNLSGASINDAQFFDFVQQQFASTQIPPEIICFEITETIAITNLAKAAELINKLKLLGCSFALDDFGSGMSSFAYLKTLPVDYVKIDGTFIQEILQNAIALEMVEAIKRIAVVMGIQTIAEYVENDEIFQKLQSLGVDYAQGYAIAKPCFLDISSQKSRFYS, from the coding sequence GTGTCTTTAGTAACTTTAATTGGCGTTTTTTATGCTGCATCTTCGACTATATTATCTCGTAGCCTAGCAAAAGTAGGAAAACAAGATACTGAACAATTAGTTGCTGGGGTTGCGGGAGTTTTTAACCAAAATGTTGCAGATTTTAGTAATAGTCATGCTGATTGGTCAGCTTGGGATGATACCTATAAGTTTATTCAAGATGGCAATCAACAATATATTAGCTCGAACTTAACTAACGAACAAATTGCTTTATTAGATGTAAATCTAGTAGTTTATGTTAACTCCCAAGGAAAAGTTATATTCGGGACTGGATTCGATCTAAATAGCAAACAGAAAACTAGCATACCTGGCTCAATTAGCGCAAGTATTCAGCCAAACAACATTTTATTGCAACGTTCTAATCCCAATAATAGTTTAGCGGGAATAATCGCAGCAAAAGAAGGTTTGATGTTAATTTCTTCTCACCCAATTTTAAATAGCAAAGGTGGCGGTGCTGTACGGGGAAGGTTAATTTTTGGGCGGTATATAGATGCTAAACTTATTAATAACTTGTCTAAAACAACTCGTTTATCTTTAATAATTTCTCCTTTAAATAATAGTATTCTATCTACAGATATACAAACTGCCCGCGCCAATCTATCCGCCAACAAACCAATTTTTATTAACTCATTAACTGAAGAAACTATTGCTGGATATACTTTATTAAATGATATATACAATCGACCTGTAGCAATATTGCGGGTAAATCATTCTAGAGACAATTATAATATTCAAAGTCAGAAAAGCCTAAGTTACTTGTTAATATCTTTGTGCGTTATCGGCTTAGTGTTTGGCTCGATTGCCTTGCCAATGTTAGAGCATTTATTGTTATTTTATCACGAACGACAGGAGCGAGAACAACGCTATCGAGCAGTAGTTACTCAAGCTTCCGAAGGCATTATATTAGTTGATACAGATAATAAAAGTTTTATTGAAGCAAACAATGCCTTGTTAAATTTGCTTGGTTATTCTTGGCAAGAATTACAAAAAATGACGCTCTACGATATTATCATCGGCGATCGCAAGCAAGTTGATGATGCGATCGCAAATATTGCCGGAACAAATGCTCCTTTGGTAGGTGAATGGCAATTTTGTCATAAATACGATTTGCTCATTGATGTTGAATTTAGTGCAAATGCGATCGATTATGAAGAAAGAGATGCTTTATGTATTGTGCTGCGAGATATTAGAACTCGCAAACAAGCCGAAGTTGCTCTGAGAGAAAGCGAAAAACAATTGTCTTGGCAAGCTACCCACGATCCCTTAACAGAATTATTAAATAGACGTGCTTTTGAACAAAGTTTAGAGGCAGCTTTATTATCAACTAAAAACTCACAGCAACAACATATTTTATGTTATTTGGATCTCGATCGCTTTAAAATTGTTAACGATACTTGCGGACATTTGGCTGGCGATGAATTATTAAAACAAATTAGCAACTTATTTCAAAATAACTTGCGTAAAACCGATACGTTGGCTCGTTTAGGAGGGGATGAATTTGGAATTTTATTGTATGACTGTCCCCTCCATGGAGCGATAAAAATTGCCAATATTTTAAGGGAACAAGTTTCACAATTTACTTTTTCTTGGCGCGATCGCACATTTTCTATTGGTGTAAGTATTGGTATAGTTGCTATTAATGCCAAATTTCCCAGCTTGGATATAGCTTTAAATGCTGCTGACACCGCTTGCTATAGTGCTAAAAACAAAGGTAGAAATCAAGTTCATATTTATCAAAATAATCAAGGCGAATTAGCGCCCAAATCTAACGAAATGCAGTGGGGTTTAATTATTCCCCAAGCAATCGCTAATAACAACTTCCGCCTTTGCTATCAAAAAATTGTGCCAATTGACAATAGCGACATTAAACAGGAACACTGCGAAGTTCTTTTACGCTTAGAAGATAAAAGCGGCAATATTATATTACCCGTTGATTTTTTACCCGCCGCCGAAAGATACAATTTGATGCAGCAGATCGATCGCTGGGTAATTGCGACGCTGTTTGCTCATTTAAAACAGCAATACCAAACAGTTTGGGAATCCTGTCTAATTAAAAATTTACCAAGTTTGTACGCCGTCAATCTATCGGGGGCGAGTATTAATGACGCTCAATTTTTTGACTTTGTGCAACAACAGTTTGCAAGTACGCAAATTCCCCCAGAGATTATTTGTTTTGAAATTACCGAAACTATTGCTATTACTAATTTAGCTAAAGCGGCGGAACTGATTAACAAATTAAAGCTGCTTGGTTGTAGCTTTGCCTTAGATGATTTTGGGAGTGGAATGTCATCTTTTGCTTATCTTAAAACTTTGCCTGTAGATTATGTAAAAATTGATGGAACTTTTATTCAAGAAATTCTACAAAATGCGATCGCGTTAGAGATGGTAGAGGCAATTAAACGCATTGCAGTAGTAATGGGAATACAAACCATTGCTGAATATGTAGAAAATGATGAAATATTCCAGAAACTCCAATCTTTGGGTGTAGATTATGCTCAAGGTTATGCGATCGCTAAACCCTGCTTTTTAGACATTAGTAGCCAAAAAAGTAGGTTTTATAGCTAA
- a CDS encoding phage holin family protein, translating into MHFDLVGLLIAWLVSASSLLIVTKLPVGVEIDSPAKAYISAAVLGVVAAVVNPILRAFFFIPNLLTFGLISGLVTFIITAVALAITAGAVSGFRLRQGIWSALIGALALSVVSSLIYGFVAT; encoded by the coding sequence ATGCACTTCGATCTTGTAGGTTTATTAATTGCTTGGTTAGTTAGTGCTTCTAGCTTGCTAATTGTGACTAAATTGCCTGTAGGTGTGGAAATTGATAGCCCAGCAAAAGCTTACATCTCCGCCGCCGTTTTGGGAGTCGTGGCGGCGGTTGTCAATCCAATTTTGAGAGCATTCTTTTTTATCCCTAATCTGTTGACTTTTGGCTTAATTTCTGGACTTGTAACGTTTATTATTACGGCGGTAGCTTTGGCAATTACCGCCGGGGCTGTAAGTGGTTTTCGCTTGCGTCAAGGTATCTGGAGCGCCTTGATTGGTGCTTTGGCGCTGTCAGTTGTTAGTAGTTTAATTTATGGTTTTGTGGCTACTTAA
- a CDS encoding PAS domain-containing protein, which produces MNLDNFTKQVESINIRLEDLYEGVKTNLEIPLEIMPTAFKELGVISEELQVSLEELQQQNEELRLAQIALEVQKQRYQELFEFAPNAYLVTDEQGIIQEVNCVAANLFNVQQRFLIGKPLIVFIAEENRQLFHVQLTQLQQGKNTDKWNLCLLPRNLQPFKAELLVSKISDWEGNLIGLRICVSDTEAKLKAQLEKSIPAQDNSKSIFNSQKHTYLRGELIPIKHQTIWQVCQGVVKLSTVCENGEEILVGLVGFNMLFGAELTCLQTYQATALSKEVQLINVPWAEIANSPHLAQNVITQVSLRLRQTEALLAISGQRRVKDRFYQLLQLLKQEIGESVELGTRLNIRFTHQDFADACSTTRVTITRLIGKLQAQGKIKVDSKNHLILIEGNR; this is translated from the coding sequence TTGAACTTAGATAATTTTACAAAACAAGTAGAAAGTATAAATATTCGTTTAGAAGATTTGTACGAAGGAGTAAAAACAAATTTAGAAATTCCCTTAGAAATTATGCCTACAGCTTTTAAAGAGCTTGGAGTAATTTCCGAAGAATTGCAAGTATCTTTAGAAGAATTGCAGCAGCAAAACGAAGAACTGCGTTTAGCACAAATAGCTTTAGAAGTTCAAAAACAACGATATCAAGAACTTTTTGAATTTGCTCCAAATGCCTATTTAGTAACTGACGAGCAAGGCATAATTCAAGAAGTAAACTGTGTAGCAGCTAATCTATTTAACGTTCAGCAGCGCTTTTTAATTGGCAAGCCATTAATTGTATTTATTGCCGAAGAAAATAGACAATTATTTCACGTCCAGTTGACTCAATTGCAACAAGGTAAAAATACTGATAAATGGAACTTATGTCTTTTGCCGCGCAATCTTCAGCCCTTTAAAGCCGAATTGTTAGTGTCTAAAATTAGCGATTGGGAAGGTAATTTAATCGGTTTACGGATATGTGTGAGTGATACTGAAGCTAAATTAAAAGCACAGCTAGAAAAATCAATACCTGCACAAGATAACTCAAAATCTATTTTTAATAGTCAGAAACATACTTACTTAAGAGGTGAACTAATTCCGATAAAACATCAAACTATTTGGCAAGTTTGTCAAGGTGTAGTCAAGCTTTCTACCGTCTGTGAAAATGGCGAAGAAATTTTAGTAGGTTTAGTAGGCTTCAATATGCTTTTTGGCGCAGAATTGACCTGTTTACAAACTTATCAAGCTACCGCTTTATCTAAAGAAGTCCAGTTAATAAATGTTCCTTGGGCAGAAATAGCTAATTCTCCTCATCTTGCTCAAAATGTTATTACTCAAGTTAGCCTGCGCTTGCGGCAAACTGAAGCTCTTTTAGCAATCTCTGGACAACGCCGAGTCAAAGATCGTTTTTATCAGCTTTTACAGTTATTAAAACAAGAAATTGGCGAAAGTGTAGAGTTAGGAACTCGTTTAAATATTCGTTTTACACATCAAGATTTTGCCGACGCTTGTTCTACGACTAGAGTGACGATTACTCGGTTGATCGGTAAGTTGCAGGCACAAGGAAAAATCAAAGTTGATTCTAAAAATCATCTAATTTTGATTGAAGGTAATCGGTAA
- a CDS encoding YkvA family protein has product MNFSIQSVYAWYRDLLRNPKYRWWVIIATALYFVSPIDIAPDFLPIVGQLDDVFLLTLLVSEVSQIVIEGVKARKNYSETTTTTDPGTVDVDAVSVK; this is encoded by the coding sequence ATGAACTTTTCGATTCAATCAGTCTACGCTTGGTATCGCGATCTGCTTCGCAATCCAAAATACCGTTGGTGGGTAATTATTGCCACAGCGCTCTATTTTGTTAGTCCTATTGATATTGCGCCGGACTTCTTGCCCATTGTTGGACAATTAGATGATGTTTTTTTACTAACGCTTTTAGTCTCTGAAGTTTCCCAAATAGTAATTGAAGGCGTAAAAGCCCGCAAAAACTACTCAGAAACTACCACCACCACCGATCCTGGTACAGTCGATGTTGATGCTGTTTCAGTTAAGTAA
- the dprA gene encoding DNA-processing protein DprA, which yields MIEEQAFWVAWAQINGVGSILTKRLQQQFGTLATAWLASKEQLMQVEGIGLQTVEAIALQKSRLDPEELFLQHQRQNPNFWTPNQTDIYPHLLLETASPPPVLYYLGKVAVAENHGTTPLVGIVGTRHASEYGKRWTRKISTALAKSGFTVVSGMAEGIDTEAHLGCLEAGGRTIAVLGTGVDIVYPPRNAELYQKILSQGLVVSEYSAKTPPDRSHFPQRNRIIAGLSRAVIVIEAPTRSGALITARFANDFCRDVYVLPGSLDNERSHGCLELISNGATIILGVEPLLEMLGAMPQLDANPAPQQLELLQVNLAPELKRVWEAIAFAAMPMDLIVQQTNMSVGEVSGALLQLELMDLVSQLPGMRYQRN from the coding sequence TTGATTGAAGAACAAGCTTTTTGGGTAGCATGGGCGCAAATTAACGGCGTGGGGTCAATTTTGACAAAACGCTTGCAACAGCAGTTTGGGACGTTAGCCACAGCTTGGTTAGCGTCTAAAGAGCAATTAATGCAAGTAGAAGGAATAGGATTGCAAACTGTGGAAGCGATCGCGCTGCAAAAGTCGCGATTAGATCCAGAAGAATTATTTTTACAACACCAAAGGCAAAATCCTAATTTTTGGACTCCCAATCAAACGGATATTTACCCGCATTTGCTTTTAGAAACCGCTAGTCCGCCGCCAGTTTTATACTACCTAGGAAAAGTAGCCGTTGCCGAAAATCATGGTACTACCCCCTTAGTAGGAATTGTTGGTACTCGCCATGCTTCAGAATATGGCAAGCGCTGGACGCGAAAAATCAGTACAGCCTTAGCCAAAAGCGGCTTTACAGTAGTTTCAGGAATGGCGGAAGGCATTGATACTGAAGCTCATCTAGGTTGCCTAGAAGCTGGCGGGAGAACGATCGCTGTATTAGGTACTGGAGTTGATATTGTATATCCGCCGCGCAACGCCGAACTTTATCAAAAAATTCTCTCCCAAGGGTTAGTTGTCAGCGAATACAGTGCCAAAACACCCCCGGATCGTTCCCATTTTCCCCAACGCAACCGGATTATTGCGGGTTTAAGTAGAGCGGTGATAGTTATAGAAGCGCCCACTAGATCAGGGGCTTTAATTACGGCTAGGTTTGCGAATGATTTTTGTCGGGATGTGTATGTTTTGCCAGGAAGCTTGGATAATGAGCGATCGCACGGCTGTTTAGAACTAATTAGCAATGGCGCTACAATAATTTTGGGAGTTGAGCCTTTATTAGAGATGCTTGGTGCAATGCCTCAACTCGATGCCAATCCAGCACCCCAGCAATTGGAGCTATTACAAGTAAACTTAGCCCCAGAACTTAAACGGGTATGGGAGGCGATCGCCTTTGCGGCGATGCCAATGGATTTGATTGTGCAGCAAACTAATATGTCTGTAGGTGAAGTTTCTGGTGCTTTATTACAGTTAGAACTTATGGATTTAGTATCTCAGCTACCGGGAATGCGTTATCAAAGGAATTAG
- a CDS encoding EAL domain-containing protein encodes MTLRKKTLLLVVVTTFCLIAVLYIISTNILLKGFRDVEAQNARENVQRVMEVYTDELSELNLLNSDWAEWDITYNFIENYNSNYIKENLNDATLIRGDIDLIAYINNQQQLVFGKFIEPTQAQSQAIAAPLQQHLIDTLRQSDRQQTGILLLPTGAMMISARNIFNSQGTSSSRGILLMGRYLDIEQLAKQTRSKLTTQRYDVKQIPLNFQAASQEIANNSSIILKIVNKDTIAGFSLLKGIEGKPTLLLRVDTPRVIYRQGTISTRYIGISLCTVGLIFGLLTLFWLETLVLSRLTRLTTGVNRIANSGNLPARVIVSGKDELSHLGNNINLMLHQLYKFHKTLQQSEERYRAFFAQSSEGIWRCELQHPLAINCTETEQLEYFCKYCYLAECNNILAYMLGYNSVQDLIGISINDLLINCVPLSRKLLLSFIYSNYRIVDREFYQLDKQGNKRYFLINLLGIVENGKLVRIWGMQHDITERKIAQEALIKTKVTEAANLKLTKEIDERKRIEQALFQEKELAQVTLQSIGDAVITTDANNKIKSLNPVAERLTNWQFQEAEGLPLGEVFTIIDETTRTPIENFDYKSICAEHFVDTTENTLLISRDRTEFAIDYCAAPIFDSDRAFVGNIFVFRDVTQSRRLSQQLAWQANHDPLTQLLNRRHFEQLLQAAVVSNKTAYQEHTLCYLDLDQFKIINDTCGHFAGDQLLCQVSVLFQRQLRNTDVLARLGGDEFGLLLYNCSVSEAAKITNILRLCLEEFRFVWQEKTFAIGVSIGLVAINDNQNLIDILRAADAACYTAKNRGRNQIYIYQPNRSETDQIGEMQWISILPKALLADRFCLYSQPIIPIQNSKKYQHWEILLRLKDDTGKIISPMAFIPAAERYNLMHLIDRWVISTLFAYLERGNIELKDDANLYAINLSGASINDINFISFIHEQFSKYNIPPTIICFEITETVAITNLTKAAQLIEELKTLGCQFSLDDFGSGMSSFAYLKNLPVDYIKIDGVFIKDIEEDAIASAMVEAIIRIASVMGIQTIAEFVENEQILQKIKTLGIDYAQGYGIAKPSPLDISFFSVAATSSGVLQLKNI; translated from the coding sequence ATGACGTTACGTAAAAAAACTTTATTACTTGTTGTTGTTACTACTTTTTGTTTGATCGCAGTTTTATATATTATTTCCACAAATATTTTATTAAAAGGATTTAGGGATGTTGAAGCCCAAAATGCCCGCGAAAATGTCCAACGAGTTATGGAGGTTTACACCGACGAACTTAGCGAACTCAACCTTTTAAATAGCGATTGGGCCGAGTGGGATATCACCTATAATTTTATCGAAAATTACAATAGTAACTACATAAAAGAAAATCTCAACGATGCAACCTTAATTAGGGGAGACATAGATTTAATAGCCTATATAAATAACCAGCAGCAGTTAGTGTTTGGCAAATTTATAGAACCCACTCAGGCACAAAGCCAGGCGATTGCAGCGCCGCTACAACAACATCTAATTGACACTTTACGGCAAAGCGATCGACAGCAAACGGGAATTTTGCTGCTACCTACGGGTGCGATGATGATTAGCGCCCGAAATATTTTTAATAGTCAAGGGACAAGTTCAAGTCGTGGCATCCTATTGATGGGACGTTACTTAGATATTGAGCAACTAGCAAAACAAACCCGTTCCAAATTGACTACGCAACGATACGACGTTAAACAAATACCGCTAAATTTTCAAGCAGCAAGTCAAGAAATCGCCAATAATTCATCGATTATTTTAAAAATAGTAAATAAAGATACAATTGCTGGCTTCAGTTTACTAAAAGGTATTGAAGGCAAACCTACGCTGTTATTACGTGTAGATACTCCTAGAGTGATTTATAGGCAAGGTACGATTAGTACGCGCTATATCGGTATTTCACTTTGTACGGTGGGATTAATTTTTGGTTTACTAACTTTGTTCTGGTTAGAAACTTTAGTTCTATCACGGTTAACTCGTCTGACTACTGGAGTTAATCGCATTGCTAATAGTGGTAATTTGCCAGCGCGGGTAATAGTTTCGGGAAAAGATGAATTATCTCATTTAGGGAATAACATTAACTTGATGTTGCATCAACTGTATAAATTCCATAAAACACTCCAACAAAGTGAAGAACGTTACCGGGCTTTTTTCGCCCAAAGTTCTGAAGGAATTTGGCGCTGCGAGTTGCAACATCCCTTAGCAATTAATTGTACGGAAACTGAGCAACTTGAGTATTTTTGTAAATATTGTTATTTGGCAGAGTGCAATAATATTTTAGCTTATATGCTTGGTTACAACAGCGTTCAAGACTTAATTGGTATCAGCATCAATGATTTATTAATTAATTGCGTACCGTTAAGTAGAAAATTATTACTTAGTTTTATTTATTCTAACTACCGAATCGTTGATCGAGAATTTTATCAATTAGATAAGCAAGGTAATAAAAGATATTTTTTAATTAACTTATTAGGAATTGTTGAAAATGGTAAGTTAGTCAGAATCTGGGGAATGCAGCACGACATTACAGAAAGAAAAATTGCCCAAGAGGCGCTAATTAAAACCAAAGTTACAGAAGCCGCTAATTTAAAATTAACAAAAGAGATTGATGAGCGTAAACGGATTGAGCAAGCATTGTTTCAAGAAAAAGAGTTAGCTCAAGTAACATTACAATCCATAGGCGATGCGGTAATTACTACGGATGCAAATAACAAAATAAAATCTTTAAATCCCGTGGCAGAAAGACTTACTAACTGGCAATTTCAAGAAGCAGAAGGCTTACCATTAGGGGAAGTATTTACAATTATTGATGAGACAACAAGGACACCGATAGAAAACTTTGATTATAAATCTATCTGTGCAGAACATTTTGTTGACACCACAGAAAATACTTTACTTATATCTCGCGATCGCACAGAGTTTGCAATCGATTATTGTGCAGCCCCAATTTTTGATAGCGATCGCGCTTTTGTAGGTAATATCTTTGTATTTCGCGATGTAACTCAGTCTCGCCGCTTGTCGCAACAACTAGCTTGGCAAGCTAATCACGATCCTTTAACGCAATTATTAAATCGCCGTCATTTTGAGCAGCTTTTACAAGCAGCAGTAGTTAGCAATAAAACTGCTTATCAAGAACATACTTTATGCTATTTAGATTTAGATCAATTTAAAATTATTAATGACACCTGCGGACACTTCGCTGGAGATCAACTATTATGTCAAGTTAGTGTTTTATTTCAAAGACAGCTAAGAAACACTGATGTTTTGGCACGTTTGGGCGGCGATGAGTTTGGACTTTTACTATATAATTGCTCAGTAAGTGAAGCAGCAAAAATTACCAATATTTTGCGATTGTGCCTTGAGGAGTTTCGCTTTGTTTGGCAAGAAAAAACTTTTGCTATCGGGGTAAGTATTGGCTTAGTTGCTATTAATGATAATCAAAATTTAATTGATATTTTACGGGCGGCTGATGCGGCTTGTTATACTGCAAAAAATAGAGGTAGAAATCAAATATATATCTATCAACCTAATAGGAGCGAAACAGATCAAATCGGCGAAATGCAGTGGATATCAATACTTCCTAAAGCATTATTAGCAGATCGTTTTTGCCTTTATTCTCAACCTATTATCCCAATTCAAAATAGCAAAAAGTATCAACACTGGGAAATTCTGCTCCGTTTGAAAGATGACACAGGAAAAATTATTTCACCGATGGCATTTATTCCCGCCGCCGAACGTTACAACCTCATGCACCTAATTGATAGATGGGTAATTTCTACACTGTTTGCTTATTTAGAACGAGGAAATATTGAATTAAAAGATGACGCTAATTTATATGCTATAAATCTTTCAGGTGCTAGTATCAATGATATAAATTTTATTAGCTTTATCCACGAGCAATTTAGTAAATATAATATTCCACCGACAATAATTTGTTTTGAAATAACCGAAACAGTAGCCATTACTAATTTAACTAAAGCTGCCCAGCTAATTGAGGAATTAAAAACCCTTGGCTGTCAATTTTCTTTAGATGATTTTGGGAGCGGAATGTCCTCTTTTGCCTACTTAAAAAACTTACCTGTAGATTACATAAAAATTGATGGTGTTTTTATCAAAGATATCGAAGAAGATGCGATCGCCTCGGCAATGGTAGAAGCAATTATTCGCATTGCATCGGTAATGGGTATTCAAACTATTGCGGAATTTGTAGAAAACGAGCAAATTCTTCAGAAAATTAAAACTTTGGGGATAGATTACGCTCAAGGCTATGGTATCGCCAAACCATCACCCCTAGATATTAGTTTCTTCTCCGTCGCTGCTACATCATCGGGTGTATTGCAATTAAAAAACATTTGA